A genome region from Setaria italica strain Yugu1 chromosome III, Setaria_italica_v2.0, whole genome shotgun sequence includes the following:
- the LOC101754304 gene encoding F-box/kelch-repeat protein At3g23880, with protein MDHPKRSAAAAPSLPDDALVEILSRVPAKSLCRFKCVSRAWRDLIADRLRCNRLPQTLEGFFYVFDGDDETQGGSSDAGGVSPDRAVHGRFINTLGKPSPLASFSFLGKVPGIEEFGLLRSCNGLLLFGHRRAGDSYDSLGYIVCNPATEQWVAVPSSGWGPDYNDESEDSDSDTETSCTFTYLVFDPAASSHFQLVQFWVDDTSRVEAVHTYSSETGVWCERLSTWGDDFVAFFAGSAFVGGMLHFSNTSYFGWEIDQELIVAVDGEGGICRVISGPQKLCDVAFVGQSQGRLHYMNQHGDSTGDMTGLSIWVLQDYDTEEWVLKHSVTFMQLFRRMSCRVQYDYSVIAIHPDRNLIFFFQHWNLELKSYDMDSEEVCTLHTLGVCPHNILPYVPYFAESSALAGKH; from the coding sequence ATGGACCACCCCaagaggagcgcggcggcggcgccctccctGCCCGACGACGCCCTCGTGGAGATCCTCTCCCGCGTCCCCGCCAAATCCCTCTGCCGTTTCAAGTGCGTCTCCAGGGCCTGGCGCGACCTCATCGCCGACCGCCTCCGCTGCAACAGGCTCCCCCAAACCCTCGAGGGCTTCTTCTACGTCTTCGACGGCGACGATGAGACGCAGGGCGGCAGCAGCGATGCCGGCGGCGTGAGCCCGGATCGCGCCGTCCACGGGCGCTTCATCAACACGCTGGGTAAACCCTCGCCCCTCGCGTCTTTCTCCTTCCTGGGGAAGGTGCCGGGGATCGAGGAATTCGGTCTCCTGCGCTCCTGCAACGGCCTCCTCCTCTTTGGCCACAGAAGGGCTGGAGATTCCTATGATTCACTGGGCTACATCGTCTGCAACCCCGCCACCGAGCAATGGGTGGCCGTGCCCAGCTCCGGCTGGGGACCTGATTACAATGACGAGAGTGAGGACTCTGACTCCGACACTGAAACTAGCTGTACTTTCACCTATTTGGTTTTCGATCCTGCCGCGTCCTCGCACTTTCAGCTGGTACAGTTCTGGGTCGACGATACTTCGCGCGTGGAAGCGGTGCACACCTACTCCTCTGAAACTGGGGTATGGTGTGAGAGGCTAAGCACGTGGGGTGATGATTTCGTAGCATTCTTTGCAGGAAGCGCCTTTGTTGGTGGCATGCTGCATTTCAGTAACACCAGCTATTTCGGATGGGAAATAGATCAGGAGCTAATAGTTGCAGTTGATGGGGAAGGTGGGATTTGTAGGGTCATCAGTGGGCCGCAGAAACTTTGTGATGTTGCTTTTGTTGGTCAATCCCAAGGGCGCCTGCATTACATGAATCAACATGGAGACAGCACAGGCGACATGACTGGGCTGTCCATTTGGGTTCTTCAGGACTATGACACAGAAGAATGGGTTCTGAAACACAGTGTGACCTTTATGCAGCTGTTTAGAAGAATGAGTTGCCGAGTTCAGTATGACTATAGTGTGATTGCCATTCACCCAGATCGCAATCTGATCTTTTTCTTTCAGCACTGGAACCTGGAACTGAAATCATATGACATGGATAGCGAGGAAGTGTGCACCCTCCACACTCTAGGGGTTTGCCCCCATAATATTTTACCATATGTTCCCTATTTCGCAGAGTCATCGGCCCTTGCTGGTAAGCACTGA